In one Mucilaginibacter ginsenosidivorax genomic region, the following are encoded:
- the eat gene encoding ethanolamine permease: MATPPAEQLKRVLKPVHLWAIAVGLVISGEYFGWNFGWDVAGTIGMLIATVVITVMYITFIFSYTELTTAIPHAGGAFAYGYRAMGPFGGLIAGYATLIDFLFASPAIAISLGSYLHFLYPEIPVMHSALVFNAAFLLLNGFGVKESAAFSVFITILAVAELVLYLGIVSPHFKMSNYMSNPMPFGWGGVFAALPFAIWFYLAIEGVAMVAEEVKDPRKDIPKGYISALATLVALALGVMIVTGGITDWRKLSTLDYPLPEAIGIVLGKASGLTKIFASIGLFGLIASLHGTILASSRQVFAMARSGYLPKGLDIVNHRFKTPHWALVVAGAVSFIAIYIGTHTKNGTSQILVLSVLGAVVMYIMCMVSLFILRKKEPRLPRPFKAPVYPWFPGIALLITIVSLFAIMWFNFTVSIIFFAGLLLISIIFILMGKHKVALTDEMMATPDL; this comes from the coding sequence ATGGCAACACCCCCGGCAGAGCAATTAAAGAGAGTTTTAAAACCAGTCCATTTATGGGCGATAGCTGTAGGGCTGGTGATCTCTGGTGAATACTTTGGCTGGAATTTTGGATGGGATGTTGCCGGTACAATCGGGATGCTTATAGCCACAGTGGTTATAACTGTGATGTATATTACGTTCATTTTCAGTTACACAGAACTCACCACGGCAATTCCGCATGCAGGCGGGGCCTTTGCCTACGGCTACCGGGCCATGGGGCCATTTGGCGGCCTGATAGCCGGTTATGCCACGCTTATTGATTTTCTTTTTGCATCGCCGGCAATCGCTATTTCCTTAGGGAGTTACCTTCACTTTTTATACCCCGAAATCCCGGTTATGCATTCGGCTTTGGTATTTAATGCGGCATTCCTGTTGCTTAATGGTTTCGGTGTAAAAGAATCTGCTGCATTTTCGGTATTCATAACCATTTTGGCGGTTGCCGAATTGGTTTTGTATTTAGGTATAGTTTCGCCTCATTTTAAAATGAGTAACTACATGAGTAATCCAATGCCTTTTGGCTGGGGAGGTGTATTTGCCGCCCTTCCGTTTGCCATATGGTTTTACCTTGCTATTGAAGGCGTAGCGATGGTTGCCGAAGAAGTTAAAGACCCGCGAAAAGATATACCTAAAGGTTACATTAGCGCCCTGGCTACATTGGTAGCATTGGCATTAGGCGTAATGATTGTTACCGGCGGGATAACCGATTGGCGCAAACTAAGCACTTTAGATTACCCCTTGCCCGAAGCAATAGGGATTGTACTGGGCAAGGCAAGCGGCTTAACCAAAATATTTGCCAGCATCGGCTTGTTTGGGCTGATAGCATCGCTTCATGGCACTATTCTGGCATCGTCAAGGCAGGTGTTTGCCATGGCCAGGAGTGGTTATTTACCAAAGGGATTAGATATCGTAAACCACCGGTTTAAAACGCCGCATTGGGCGTTGGTTGTAGCCGGAGCCGTTAGTTTTATCGCCATTTATATTGGTACCCATACAAAAAATGGCACCTCACAAATTTTGGTGCTGTCGGTTTTGGGTGCAGTTGTCATGTACATTATGTGCATGGTGAGCTTGTTCATCCTAAGGAAAAAGGAGCCAAGGCTTCCACGACCATTTAAGGCACCTGTGTACCCCTGGTTTCCGGGTATAGCGCTGCTTATAACAATAGTAAGTTTATTTGCCATTATGTGGTTTAACTTTACGGTGAGCATTATATTTTTTGCAGGCCTGCTCCTGATCAGTATTATATTTATCCTTATGGGCAAACACAAAGTAGCCCTTACAGACGAAATGATGGCAACGCCTGATCTGTAA